A stretch of bacterium DNA encodes these proteins:
- a CDS encoding SRPBCC domain-containing protein, with protein sequence MSTERSIELEVAVAGAPEEVWRAVATGPGISSWYVPHTVEERAGGAAMASFGPGPEMQIPGRVAVWEPPRRICFDGGEGVDGLEFEWTVEPAGEDRCKVRLVNSGFGQGEEWDAQYDAMVEGWGLFMSNLGLHLEHFGGQTAVSVLPTAMGTSSRDEQWAGLTTALGISSAPGVGERIEANSPDAPPLAGTVVEAGPYRIALLLDEPAPGTAFVAVESFGEHAGASVWLYLYGADGTEAAERDGPLWQDWLTGALGEEGADGSP encoded by the coding sequence ATGTCAACAGAGCGATCGATTGAGTTGGAAGTAGCGGTAGCGGGGGCGCCGGAGGAGGTGTGGCGGGCGGTGGCCACGGGGCCAGGAATCTCCTCGTGGTACGTGCCCCATACGGTGGAGGAGCGGGCCGGTGGTGCGGCCATGGCTTCGTTTGGACCGGGGCCGGAGATGCAGATTCCCGGTCGGGTGGCGGTGTGGGAACCGCCTCGGCGAATTTGCTTCGACGGCGGTGAGGGAGTGGACGGACTGGAGTTCGAATGGACGGTGGAGCCCGCAGGCGAAGACCGGTGCAAGGTGCGGCTGGTGAACTCCGGCTTCGGCCAAGGCGAGGAATGGGACGCCCAATATGACGCCATGGTGGAGGGCTGGGGCTTGTTCATGTCCAACCTCGGGCTGCACTTGGAGCACTTCGGAGGGCAGACGGCCGTCTCGGTGCTGCCCACCGCCATGGGAACCAGCTCCCGTGATGAGCAATGGGCCGGGCTCACAACCGCACTGGGTATCTCGTCGGCCCCGGGGGTGGGCGAGCGGATCGAAGCCAACTCGCCCGATGCTCCCCCGCTGGCTGGCACGGTGGTGGAAGCCGGACCCTACCGGATCGCCCTTCTGCTTGATGAGCCCGCACCGGGCACCGCCTTTGTGGCGGTGGAGTCATTTGGCGAGCACGCCGGGGCGTCGGTGTGGCTGTACCTCTACGGAGCCGACGGGACCGAGGCCGCCGAGCGGGATGGACCCCTTTGGCAGGATTGGCTGACGGGTGCCCTAGGAGAAGAAGGAGCAGATGGAAGCCCTTAG
- a CDS encoding SDR family NAD(P)-dependent oxidoreductase, whose translation MEALSERKILVVGASSGLGRATAIALQRNGAHVAFAARRRDVLDEAVAEAGGGHVVVINALDPASIEQGVAEAASVLGGLDGIVYTSGMSPMAPMAELTQEDWQAVFGVNTFGPNLIIKAALPHLSEDAVVAAVSSDSTEMPRHSLVPYAASKRALEATMEGWRTETLGTRRFVTVILGPTMPTEFANSFTPEAFEAAIPHWQRQGFRTGIMNGHEVAHGLVSCMAAMFAAPTFGIESLLLRSPEPEVAIEYSADVEQGQ comes from the coding sequence ATGGAAGCCCTTAGTGAGCGCAAGATCCTGGTGGTAGGGGCCTCGTCGGGCTTGGGCCGGGCTACCGCCATCGCGCTTCAGCGCAACGGCGCTCACGTTGCGTTCGCCGCCCGCCGCCGCGACGTGCTGGACGAAGCGGTAGCCGAAGCCGGAGGGGGCCATGTGGTGGTCATCAACGCCCTCGACCCTGCCAGCATCGAGCAGGGGGTGGCCGAGGCCGCCAGCGTGCTCGGCGGCCTCGACGGCATCGTCTATACCTCGGGCATGTCGCCCATGGCGCCGATGGCCGAGTTGACTCAAGAGGACTGGCAGGCGGTGTTCGGAGTCAACACGTTCGGACCGAACCTGATAATCAAGGCCGCCCTGCCCCATCTCAGCGAGGACGCAGTGGTGGCCGCGGTGTCTTCCGACTCCACTGAGATGCCCCGCCACTCGCTGGTTCCCTACGCCGCCTCCAAGCGAGCCTTGGAGGCGACCATGGAGGGATGGCGAACTGAGACACTGGGAACTCGCCGGTTTGTCACCGTCATCCTCGGGCCCACCATGCCCACCGAATTCGCCAACTCATTCACCCCGGAGGCATTCGAAGCGGCCATTCCCCACTGGCAGCGCCAAGGGTTCCGCACCGGAATCATGAACGGCCATGAAGTGGCCCACGGACTGGTTTCTTGCATGGCCGCGATGTTCGCGGCGCCCACTTTCGGGATCGAGTCGCTGCTGCTGCGGTCGCCCGAGCCCGAGGTGGCCATCGAGTACTCCGCCGACGTCGAGCAAGGACAGTGA
- a CDS encoding FAD-binding oxidoreductase — protein MSDRYRDCSFWHDTCPGSFEPRFPLTGDADVDVAIVGGGYTGLWTAYYLLAIDPSMRVTVIERDIVGFGASGRNGGWCVGELAAGPKRHEAVAGNDAARRFLHALHDAVDEVGRVAEREGIDCHYAKGGAIRLARNRAHLIRQREQVEFFQGAYGLTDHDMRMLGADEARAHLAATGVVGGMFFAHAAALHPARLVRGLGDAVERLGGKIVEGTAATAIEPGRVTTDQGVVKAEVVVRALEGYTGTLEGDRRTLAPLYSLMVATEPIDDVLWEKIGLGHRQTFTDDRFMVIYGQRTADGRVAFGGRGAPYNFGSRIVSSVEQRSRTHDRIIKTLVELLPMLSDVAITHRWGGVLGVPRDWFPSVGFDRDNGMAWGGGYVGEGVAAANLAGRTLAELITETDSPRTDLPWVGHRSRRWEPEPLRWLGINGALRIMGIADRTEALTGRRSRLARMMQRLLS, from the coding sequence TTGAGCGACCGCTATAGGGATTGTTCGTTTTGGCACGACACCTGTCCTGGTTCGTTTGAGCCCCGCTTCCCGCTAACCGGTGATGCCGACGTCGACGTTGCCATCGTGGGCGGGGGCTATACCGGGCTGTGGACCGCCTACTACCTCCTGGCCATCGACCCGTCGATGCGGGTGACGGTGATCGAACGCGACATCGTGGGCTTCGGCGCGTCGGGTCGCAACGGGGGCTGGTGCGTGGGAGAGCTGGCCGCCGGGCCCAAGCGGCACGAGGCCGTGGCCGGCAACGATGCGGCCCGCCGGTTTCTCCACGCGCTGCACGATGCGGTCGACGAGGTGGGGCGGGTGGCCGAGCGGGAGGGGATCGACTGCCACTACGCCAAAGGCGGCGCCATCCGCCTGGCCCGCAACCGGGCCCACCTCATCCGCCAGCGGGAGCAGGTCGAGTTCTTCCAGGGTGCTTACGGGCTGACCGACCACGACATGCGGATGCTCGGCGCCGACGAGGCCCGCGCCCATTTGGCCGCCACCGGGGTGGTGGGCGGCATGTTCTTCGCCCACGCCGCGGCCCTCCACCCAGCTCGGCTGGTTCGGGGACTCGGCGATGCGGTTGAGCGCTTGGGCGGCAAGATTGTCGAGGGCACGGCCGCCACCGCCATAGAGCCCGGCCGAGTCACCACCGACCAGGGAGTTGTCAAGGCCGAGGTCGTGGTACGAGCCCTAGAGGGCTACACCGGCACATTGGAGGGGGACCGCCGGACATTGGCCCCGCTGTATTCGCTGATGGTGGCTACCGAGCCCATCGACGATGTGCTCTGGGAAAAGATCGGATTGGGCCACCGGCAGACGTTTACCGATGACCGGTTCATGGTCATCTACGGCCAGCGGACCGCCGACGGTCGGGTCGCGTTCGGAGGACGGGGAGCGCCCTACAACTTCGGATCCAGAATTGTCAGTTCGGTGGAACAGAGGTCCCGCACCCACGACCGGATCATCAAGACCCTGGTCGAATTGCTCCCCATGCTCTCTGATGTGGCCATCACCCACCGCTGGGGCGGTGTGCTGGGCGTGCCCCGCGACTGGTTCCCCTCGGTCGGCTTCGATCGGGACAATGGCATGGCCTGGGGCGGTGGCTACGTCGGCGAAGGGGTGGCTGCCGCCAACCTGGCCGGGCGGACCCTGGCCGAGCTGATCACCGAGACCGACTCTCCCCGCACCGACCTGCCCTGGGTGGGACACCGGTCCCGGCGATGGGAGCCCGAGCCGCTCCGGTGGCTGGGCATCAACGGAGCGTTGAGGATCATGGGCATCGCCGACCGCACAGAGGCACTAACCGGCAGAAGATCCCGGCTGGCCCGGATGATGCAACGGCTGCTCAGCTGA
- a CDS encoding FAD-binding oxidoreductase, whose product MTAKSWAPQALAAAKPAVFWSDNGEAPAPAPALAGEVDADLAVIGGGFSGLWTALQAMEDRPCLRVVVLEAEQCGFGASSRNGGFCDSSLTHGLANGISHWPDEVETLVRLGRENLAGLAASLTKFGIDADFRPSAEIGVATEPWHMDSLAEEIHHHRAYGEDVDLLDAEQIRARVSSPTYIGGMIRRNDIALVDPARLGWGLRGAVEALGGVVCDNSRAVSVEREGNRVVIRTPAGRVRADKAVMAVNAYPGPVRRPRRYLVPVYDHVLMTEPLSAEQMASVGWAEREGMGDVSNLFHYYRLSADDRILWGGYDATYHFNNGLDARHDQSEASHQRLAEHFFQTFPQLEGLSFSHRWGGPIGATTRFSAAWGIALKGRLAWVAGYTGLGVGASRFGARVALDLVYGHQTERTELQMVRKPPVPFPPEPARWASIQLTRKALQRADRREGKRGAWLSLLDRFGVGFDS is encoded by the coding sequence ATGACCGCGAAGAGCTGGGCGCCGCAGGCACTGGCTGCCGCAAAGCCGGCGGTGTTCTGGTCGGACAACGGCGAGGCCCCAGCACCTGCTCCAGCGTTGGCCGGGGAAGTCGATGCCGACTTGGCAGTTATCGGCGGTGGATTTTCCGGACTGTGGACCGCGCTTCAGGCGATGGAGGATCGACCCTGCCTTCGAGTGGTCGTGCTGGAGGCCGAGCAGTGCGGCTTCGGGGCCAGCTCTCGAAACGGCGGATTCTGCGACTCGTCGCTGACCCACGGGCTGGCCAATGGCATCTCCCATTGGCCCGACGAAGTCGAGACACTGGTTCGGTTGGGGCGGGAGAACCTGGCCGGGTTGGCCGCCAGCCTGACGAAATTCGGGATTGATGCCGACTTCCGCCCCAGCGCCGAGATCGGAGTGGCCACCGAACCTTGGCATATGGACTCTCTGGCCGAGGAAATCCACCACCATCGGGCTTACGGCGAAGACGTCGACCTGCTCGATGCCGAGCAGATAAGGGCTCGGGTAAGCTCTCCCACCTACATAGGCGGGATGATCCGCCGCAATGACATTGCCCTCGTGGACCCGGCCCGGTTGGGGTGGGGGCTGCGGGGGGCAGTTGAGGCGCTGGGAGGGGTCGTGTGCGATAACTCTCGGGCTGTTTCCGTGGAGCGCGAGGGCAACCGCGTCGTGATTCGCACGCCAGCCGGGCGGGTACGGGCCGATAAAGCGGTGATGGCTGTGAATGCCTATCCGGGTCCGGTCCGGCGTCCCCGCCGCTACCTGGTCCCGGTGTACGACCACGTACTGATGACCGAGCCGTTGTCGGCTGAGCAGATGGCCTCGGTGGGATGGGCCGAGCGGGAGGGCATGGGCGATGTGTCGAACCTCTTCCACTACTACCGACTGTCTGCCGATGATCGGATTCTGTGGGGCGGCTACGACGCCACCTATCACTTCAACAACGGTTTGGACGCCCGCCACGACCAGAGCGAAGCAAGCCATCAGCGGCTCGCAGAACACTTCTTTCAGACGTTTCCCCAGCTTGAAGGGCTTTCGTTCAGCCACCGCTGGGGCGGTCCTATCGGTGCCACAACCCGATTCTCTGCTGCCTGGGGCATCGCGCTCAAAGGTCGCTTGGCATGGGTTGCGGGTTATACCGGCCTCGGGGTGGGGGCCAGCCGGTTCGGGGCCCGGGTGGCCCTCGACCTGGTGTACGGCCACCAAACCGAGCGCACCGAGCTCCAGATGGTGCGCAAACCCCCCGTGCCGTTCCCTCCAGAGCCCGCCCGCTGGGCCAGCATCCAGCTCACCCGAAAGGCCCTCCAGAGGGCAGATCGGCGAGAGGGCAAGCGGGGTGCCTGGCTGAGCCTGCTCGATCGGTTCGGGGTGGGGTTCGACTCTTGA
- a CDS encoding gamma-aminobutyraldehyde dehydrogenase, whose translation MLTDNYINGKFQPAIEGATDEVVNPATGKVIGEVASSSAADVDAAVQAAAAAFPEWSAKTPRVRSELLHKVADIVEENVAELSELECENVGKPVSIIEFEMDQLCDNWRFFASAGRFLDGKAAGEYLEGYTSMVRRDPIGVVGSIAPWNYPLFMATWKLGPPLAVGNTVVLKPSELTPYTTLRLAELLADVLPPGVLNVVCGQGQAAGVPLVQHPDVAMVSLTGSVAAGKSVAQEASDSLKRVHLELGGKAPVIVFDDADIEAVVANLRDNSFYNTGQDCTAPCRVIAGAKVHDDFVAQLTDAAGSVVTGDPTDEDTEMGPLVSDVQLGRVSGYVDRAAEAGAEITIGGGPRDSEGYFYQPSVVVGVDQASEIVQREVFGPVITVQAVPDEETALAWANDCDYGLAASVWTNDVGRAMRMAKGLRFGTVWVNDHIPIISEMPHGGFKQSGYGKDMSLYALDHYTELKHVMVKH comes from the coding sequence ATGCTGACGGACAACTACATCAATGGGAAGTTCCAGCCGGCCATTGAGGGGGCGACCGACGAGGTGGTGAATCCGGCCACCGGGAAAGTTATCGGTGAGGTGGCGTCCAGCTCGGCGGCTGACGTGGACGCCGCGGTCCAAGCGGCGGCCGCGGCCTTCCCCGAATGGTCGGCCAAAACCCCCCGGGTGCGCAGCGAGCTCCTCCACAAGGTGGCCGACATCGTGGAGGAGAACGTGGCCGAGCTGTCCGAGCTCGAGTGCGAGAACGTGGGCAAGCCGGTGTCGATCATCGAGTTCGAAATGGATCAGCTGTGCGACAACTGGCGGTTCTTCGCCTCCGCGGGGCGCTTCCTCGACGGCAAGGCCGCTGGTGAATATCTCGAGGGCTACACCTCGATGGTGCGCCGCGACCCCATCGGGGTGGTGGGCTCCATCGCCCCGTGGAACTATCCGCTGTTCATGGCCACGTGGAAGCTCGGCCCGCCGCTGGCGGTAGGCAACACCGTGGTGCTGAAGCCCTCCGAGCTCACCCCCTATACCACTTTGCGACTGGCCGAGTTGCTCGCCGACGTGCTTCCCCCGGGAGTCCTCAACGTGGTGTGCGGCCAGGGCCAAGCCGCCGGCGTGCCGCTGGTGCAGCACCCCGATGTGGCCATGGTGTCGCTCACCGGGTCGGTGGCCGCCGGAAAGTCGGTGGCCCAAGAGGCGTCGGACTCGCTCAAGAGGGTTCATCTCGAACTCGGCGGGAAGGCGCCGGTGATCGTGTTCGACGATGCCGACATCGAGGCGGTGGTGGCCAATTTGCGCGACAACAGCTTCTACAACACCGGCCAAGACTGCACCGCGCCGTGCCGGGTGATCGCCGGGGCCAAAGTGCACGACGATTTCGTGGCCCAGCTCACCGATGCTGCCGGCTCGGTGGTCACCGGCGACCCCACCGACGAGGACACCGAAATGGGTCCACTGGTGTCCGACGTCCAACTGGGCCGGGTGTCGGGGTACGTCGACCGGGCGGCCGAGGCCGGTGCCGAGATCACCATCGGGGGCGGCCCGCGCGACAGCGAGGGCTACTTCTACCAGCCCTCGGTGGTGGTCGGAGTGGACCAGGCGTCGGAGATCGTGCAGCGGGAAGTGTTCGGCCCGGTCATCACCGTGCAGGCAGTACCCGATGAGGAGACCGCGCTGGCCTGGGCCAACGACTGCGACTACGGGCTGGCCGCCAGCGTGTGGACCAACGACGTGGGCCGGGCCATGCGCATGGCCAAGGGACTACGGTTCGGCACGGTGTGGGTGAACGACCACATCCCGATCATCTCGGAGATGCCCCACGGCGGCTTCAAGCAGTCGGGCTACGGCAAGGACATGTCGCTCTACGCCCTCGACCACTACACCGAGCTCAAGCACGTCATGGTGAAGCACTGA
- a CDS encoding aspartate aminotransferase family protein — translation MQHDDLVALADRHLWGHFSSLGSAVDRMRVMERGDGCYVWDAKGNRYLDGLAGLFVSQVGHGREELAEAAGRQASQLGYFPIWTYAHPSAVELAARLASFTPGDLNRVFFTTGGSEAVESAWKLARQYFKVIGQPERHKVVSRDLSYHGTSLGALSITGLESIREPFEPLVPGAFHAANTNRYRCQLCASCDACTLACADDIEQAILRAGPETVAAVFVEPVQNSGGCFVPPDGYFARLREICDRYGVLLVSDEVICAFGRLGSMFGSERLDYVPDIITCAKGMTSGYAPLGAMIATDRLAEPFVGTDESFLHGFTFAGHPVSCAVAMANLDIFEKEHLLHHVQANEGPFQAALEDLADLPIVGEIRGMGYFYGIELVKDRDTRESFTEEEAESLLRGFLTNRLLDLGLICRADDRGEPVIQLSPPLIAGPDEFERINQILRTALTEAQARF, via the coding sequence ATGCAGCACGACGATTTGGTCGCGTTGGCCGACCGCCACTTGTGGGGCCACTTCAGCAGTCTGGGCAGCGCCGTCGACCGCATGAGGGTCATGGAGCGAGGCGACGGGTGCTACGTCTGGGACGCCAAGGGCAACCGATACCTCGACGGCTTGGCCGGCCTGTTCGTCTCCCAAGTGGGACACGGACGCGAAGAGCTGGCCGAGGCTGCCGGGCGCCAGGCATCGCAGCTCGGCTACTTCCCGATCTGGACCTACGCCCATCCCAGCGCGGTGGAGCTGGCCGCTCGCCTGGCCTCGTTCACACCCGGCGATCTCAACCGGGTGTTCTTCACCACGGGCGGTTCGGAAGCAGTGGAGTCGGCCTGGAAGCTCGCCCGCCAGTACTTCAAGGTGATCGGCCAGCCCGAGCGGCACAAGGTGGTCAGCCGCGATCTCTCGTACCACGGTACGTCTTTGGGCGCACTGTCTATCACGGGGCTGGAGTCCATTCGCGAGCCCTTTGAGCCCCTCGTGCCCGGCGCGTTCCACGCCGCCAACACCAACCGCTATCGCTGCCAGCTGTGCGCTAGCTGCGACGCCTGCACGCTGGCCTGCGCCGACGACATCGAGCAGGCCATCCTGCGAGCCGGCCCCGAGACGGTGGCCGCGGTGTTCGTGGAGCCGGTGCAGAACTCCGGCGGGTGCTTCGTGCCACCCGACGGGTACTTCGCCCGCCTCCGCGAGATCTGCGATCGATACGGAGTCCTGCTGGTGTCCGACGAGGTCATCTGCGCGTTCGGCCGCCTGGGCAGCATGTTCGGCTCCGAGCGGCTCGACTACGTCCCCGACATCATCACCTGTGCCAAGGGCATGACATCGGGCTATGCGCCGTTGGGGGCCATGATCGCCACCGACCGCCTCGCCGAGCCGTTCGTGGGCACCGACGAATCATTCCTGCACGGGTTCACCTTTGCCGGGCATCCGGTGAGCTGCGCGGTGGCCATGGCCAACCTCGACATATTCGAGAAGGAGCACCTGCTTCACCACGTGCAAGCCAATGAGGGCCCCTTCCAGGCCGCCCTCGAAGACCTGGCCGATCTGCCGATTGTCGGGGAGATCCGGGGCATGGGCTACTTCTACGGCATCGAGCTGGTGAAGGACCGGGACACCCGGGAATCGTTCACCGAGGAGGAAGCCGAATCGCTGCTGCGGGGGTTTCTCACCAACCGCCTTCTCGATCTGGGGCTGATCTGCCGTGCCGACGATCGGGGCGAGCCCGTCATTCAGCTCTCGCCGCCCCTGATCGCCGGCCCCGACGAATTCGAGCGCATCAACCAGATCCTGCGCACTGCACTGACCGAGGCCCAGGCCCGGTTTTAG
- a CDS encoding Lrp/AsnC family transcriptional regulator produces MTAVFDLDDIDKAIIRELQVDGRLPHAQIAPLVGLSQAATRQRVNRLIERGVIQVVAVTDPVALGLGYQALVGVTVSGDARCVADAIAEISEAEYVIIVAGRFDIITEIVCANSDAFMSVVNDRIRAIPGVVTLETLNYLRLVKQTYSWGTG; encoded by the coding sequence ATGACCGCGGTATTCGATCTCGACGACATCGACAAGGCCATCATCCGCGAGCTGCAAGTTGATGGCCGGCTGCCCCACGCCCAGATCGCGCCGCTGGTCGGGCTGTCCCAGGCCGCCACCCGCCAACGGGTCAACCGTCTGATCGAGCGGGGGGTCATCCAGGTGGTGGCGGTGACCGACCCGGTGGCGCTGGGACTGGGCTACCAAGCTTTGGTGGGGGTCACCGTGTCGGGAGATGCCCGGTGCGTGGCCGACGCCATCGCCGAGATCAGCGAGGCCGAGTACGTGATCATCGTGGCCGGGCGGTTCGACATCATCACCGAGATTGTGTGCGCCAACAGCGACGCCTTCATGTCGGTGGTCAACGACCGCATCCGGGCCATTCCCGGCGTGGTGACCTTGGAAACGCTGAACTACCTGCGGCTGGTCAAGCAGACCTACAGCTGGGGCACAGGCTGA
- a CDS encoding ABC transporter ATP-binding protein → MSDGGNDPVSGQTAAVELSAITKRFGSVVAVDNVDLEIADGEFFALLGPSGCGKTTTLRMVAGLEFPTEGSLKIFGNEAGTLPPNKRPVNTVFQDYALFPHMTVEANVAFGLKMQRVAKTEIADRVQEAISLVRLEGLEQRRSQQLSGGQRQRVALARALVNRPKVLLLDEPLGALDLKLRQEMQGELKALQREVGITFVFVTHDQEEALTMADRIGVMNEGDLLQVGTPAEIYEHPVNRFVANFIGQTNLLDASVVSNNTVCLANGVHIPGKSDLPVGTRVAVCLRPERAGMHPPEEVPADQQSVVGRLEGVTYLGNALVYTVALDWARLEVRRENQPGGYRPHVGQEVAVSWTLDAISVVRA, encoded by the coding sequence ATGAGCGACGGGGGGAACGATCCGGTGAGCGGCCAGACCGCCGCGGTGGAGCTCTCGGCCATCACCAAGCGCTTCGGCTCGGTGGTGGCGGTGGACAACGTGGACCTGGAGATCGCCGACGGCGAGTTCTTCGCCCTGCTGGGGCCTTCGGGCTGCGGCAAGACCACCACATTGCGCATGGTCGCCGGGCTGGAGTTTCCCACCGAGGGCAGCCTCAAGATCTTCGGCAACGAGGCCGGCACGCTGCCGCCCAACAAGCGCCCGGTCAACACCGTCTTCCAGGACTACGCCCTGTTCCCCCACATGACGGTGGAGGCCAACGTGGCCTTCGGGCTCAAGATGCAGCGAGTGGCCAAAACCGAGATCGCCGACCGGGTGCAGGAGGCCATCAGCCTGGTTCGCCTCGAGGGCTTGGAGCAGCGCCGGTCCCAGCAGCTGTCAGGCGGCCAGCGCCAGCGGGTGGCGCTGGCCCGAGCGCTGGTCAACCGGCCCAAGGTGCTGCTGCTCGACGAACCGCTGGGCGCCCTCGACCTCAAGCTGCGCCAAGAGATGCAGGGCGAGCTGAAGGCGCTTCAGCGCGAGGTGGGCATAACCTTCGTCTTCGTCACCCATGATCAAGAAGAGGCCCTGACCATGGCCGATCGGATCGGGGTGATGAACGAGGGCGATCTCCTCCAGGTGGGAACCCCGGCGGAGATCTACGAGCACCCGGTGAATCGCTTCGTGGCCAACTTCATAGGCCAGACCAACCTGCTCGATGCCTCCGTGGTGTCGAACAACACGGTGTGCCTGGCCAACGGGGTGCACATACCCGGCAAGTCGGACCTCCCCGTCGGCACCCGGGTGGCGGTGTGCCTGCGACCGGAGCGGGCCGGGATGCACCCACCCGAAGAAGTCCCTGCTGATCAGCAATCGGTGGTCGGCCGCCTGGAGGGCGTGACCTATCTGGGCAACGCGCTGGTGTACACGGTGGCGCTCGACTGGGCCCGGCTGGAGGTCCGCCGCGAGAACCAGCCCGGCGGCTACCGGCCCCATGTCGGCCAAGAAGTGGCCGTGTCGTGGACGCTCGACGCGATCTCGGTGGTGCGGGCATGA
- a CDS encoding ABC transporter permease — protein sequence MDARRDLGGAGMTMVADRPEGLEDAAVATPEFEKAAERAASRRGFLLSLPAYAYLVLFFAVPLGIVMIYSFATRNRFGGTDLSGWNLDAYRKLGEPIVRDILFRSLWLAILTTLICLVVAYPFAYFIATRTPLVRNLMLVFVMIPFWTNFLVRNYAWRVLLGNDGLFTNISEALGLGERELLFTTSAVVIGLVYGFLPFMVLPLYASIERIDLSLVEASRDLYASGFQTFRRVLLPLSMPGVIAGSILVFVPSLGAYVTPEILGGAKTTLLGSYIVTQFLTARNWPVGASLSFVLMAVMLVATLVYFRTGGRNL from the coding sequence GTGGACGCTCGACGCGATCTCGGTGGTGCGGGCATGACGATGGTCGCCGACCGGCCCGAGGGACTCGAGGACGCGGCCGTCGCCACTCCCGAGTTCGAGAAGGCCGCCGAGCGGGCCGCATCTCGGCGAGGCTTCCTGCTGTCGCTCCCGGCCTACGCCTACCTGGTGCTGTTCTTCGCCGTCCCGCTGGGGATCGTGATGATCTACTCGTTCGCCACTCGGAACCGGTTCGGCGGTACCGACCTCTCGGGCTGGAACCTCGACGCCTATCGCAAACTGGGCGAGCCCATCGTTCGGGACATCCTGTTCCGGTCGCTGTGGCTGGCCATCCTCACCACGCTGATCTGTCTGGTGGTGGCCTACCCGTTCGCCTACTTCATCGCCACCCGGACGCCCCTGGTCCGCAACCTGATGCTCGTCTTCGTGATGATCCCGTTCTGGACCAACTTCCTGGTCCGCAACTACGCCTGGCGGGTGCTGTTGGGCAACGACGGGCTCTTCACCAACATCTCCGAAGCCCTCGGCCTGGGAGAGCGAGAGCTGCTGTTCACCACCTCGGCGGTGGTTATCGGGCTGGTCTACGGCTTCTTGCCGTTCATGGTGCTGCCCCTCTACGCGTCCATCGAGCGGATCGACCTCAGCCTGGTCGAGGCCAGTCGCGACCTCTACGCGTCGGGCTTCCAGACGTTCCGGCGGGTTCTGCTCCCGCTGTCGATGCCCGGGGTGATCGCCGGGTCGATCCTGGTGTTCGTGCCCAGCCTGGGCGCCTATGTGACCCCCGAGATCCTGGGCGGGGCCAAGACCACCCTGCTCGGTTCCTACATCGTCACCCAATTCCTCACCGCCAGGAATTGGCCGGTGGGGGCGTCGCTGTCGTTCGTGCTGATGGCGGTGATGCTGGTCGCCACCTTGGTGTACTTCCGAACCGGGGGCCGGAACCTATGA
- a CDS encoding ABC transporter permease, translating to MSSTVQPRGTTKIALTAHSWLVYLFFFAPIFVLIVFSFSDDRNVGRWGGFTLEWYQDFVEHSQLQNAVWVSIRVALLSTVISVVLGTLAALALERFKFKGRKVFDALLYLPIIIPDVTMAVMMLLFFAEFFEILDSVFGWDVQKGLGSITISHIAFNISFVSVVVRARLAGMSEVLEEAALDLYATRWKTFRYVTFPQIVPGVAGGALLALTLSLDDVVITQFAAGPGATTLPVFVFGLIRRGVTPLINATSVIMLAASVFLVALSLAFQQFSGRTGRPSLRAARQAMSAKPNTNTQPKEGIYQ from the coding sequence ATGAGCAGCACCGTCCAGCCCCGGGGCACCACCAAGATCGCCCTCACGGCCCACTCCTGGCTCGTCTACCTGTTCTTCTTCGCCCCCATCTTCGTGCTGATCGTGTTCTCCTTCAGCGACGACCGCAACGTGGGCCGGTGGGGCGGCTTCACGCTGGAGTGGTACCAAGACTTCGTCGAGCACAGCCAGCTCCAGAACGCGGTGTGGGTATCGATCCGAGTGGCCCTGCTCTCCACGGTCATCTCGGTGGTGCTGGGCACGCTGGCCGCCCTGGCCTTGGAGCGGTTCAAGTTCAAGGGCCGCAAGGTGTTCGACGCCCTGCTCTATCTCCCCATCATCATCCCCGACGTGACCATGGCGGTGATGATGCTGCTGTTCTTCGCCGAGTTCTTCGAGATTCTCGACTCGGTGTTCGGCTGGGATGTCCAGAAGGGATTGGGCTCCATCACCATCAGCCACATCGCCTTCAACATCAGCTTCGTGTCGGTGGTGGTGCGGGCTCGACTGGCGGGAATGAGCGAGGTGCTGGAGGAGGCCGCCCTCGACCTCTACGCCACCCGGTGGAAGACGTTTCGCTATGTGACCTTCCCCCAGATCGTGCCCGGCGTGGCCGGCGGGGCCCTGCTGGCCCTCACCCTGTCGCTCGACGACGTGGTCATCACCCAGTTCGCCGCCGGCCCGGGCGCCACCACCCTCCCGGTGTTCGTGTTCGGCCTCATCCGCCGGGGGGTCACGCCGCTGATCAACGCCACCTCGGTGATCATGCTGGCCGCATCGGTTTTCCTCGTCGCCCTGTCGCTGGCCTTCCAGCAGTTCAGCGGCCGCACCGGCCGCCCATCGCTGCGCGCCGCCCGGCAAGCAATGTCCGCCAAACCCAATACCAATACCCAACCCAAAGAGGGGATATACCAATGA